The following are encoded in a window of Mycoplasmopsis verecunda genomic DNA:
- a CDS encoding HinT-interacting membrane complex lipoprotein P60: MKFKFWNKALLIAPASLLPLAMTSCGVDRDTEAKKVQDKDFKSDNIATIIENDWLNSTLKALYGVEQSAELTTNETYKTDALNAYQSFIAYQNLKNNPFYKLEQLKKWASEGILSKSEQEIFGDFLSPQTVQNDQHSNYYKAEINQNEFNVLYANKETGVAYTVNKILLVNKYFQVSNLANLEKMDPSATSLYKTQFQLDQFNLINYVITNKTVQLWRYQTSNKNYIFSMANITVDKVQDYNDLILNSSIASDNPSPQLLINQNAPYEVTMGGYQGITSNPFPMSYTVDDLLNKTASDIAVGFYDSVNGKLVKVNENQELASPILVSKGGKDIDVAYMGQIIPVGKTITKKVTKDGKEVEEQSKILSFDETPFASNLSKLGILLAINDENLYKTAQKAFAALGYKVQVDDAIKSQVEGMVIIK, from the coding sequence ATGAAATTTAAATTCTGAAATAAAGCATTATTAATAGCTCCTGCTAGTTTATTACCATTAGCTATGACATCTTGTGGTGTTGATCGCGATACAGAAGCTAAAAAAGTTCAAGATAAAGATTTTAAAAGCGATAATATAGCTACAATTATTGAAAATGATTGATTAAATAGTACTTTAAAAGCTTTATATGGTGTAGAACAAAGTGCTGAATTAACAACTAATGAAACATATAAAACTGATGCTTTAAATGCTTATCAATCATTTATTGCATATCAAAATCTAAAAAATAATCCTTTTTATAAATTAGAACAATTAAAGAAATGAGCTTCAGAAGGTATTTTATCTAAAAGTGAACAAGAAATATTTGGTGACTTTTTAAGCCCACAGACTGTACAAAATGACCAACATTCAAATTATTATAAAGCCGAAATTAATCAAAATGAATTTAATGTTTTATATGCAAATAAAGAAACAGGTGTTGCATATACAGTTAATAAAATCCTTTTAGTTAATAAATATTTCCAAGTAAGTAATTTAGCTAATTTAGAAAAAATGGATCCATCAGCTACCTCGCTATATAAAACACAATTCCAATTAGATCAATTTAACTTAATTAATTATGTAATTACTAATAAAACTGTGCAATTATGAAGATATCAAACTTCAAATAAAAACTATATCTTCTCAATGGCTAATATAACAGTTGATAAAGTACAAGATTACAATGATTTAATTCTAAATTCAAGTATTGCTTCAGATAATCCATCGCCTCAATTATTAATTAATCAAAATGCACCTTATGAAGTAACTATGGGTGGATATCAAGGTATTACATCTAATCCATTCCCTATGTCATATACAGTAGATGATTTATTAAATAAAACTGCTAGTGATATTGCTGTAGGATTTTACGACTCAGTAAATGGCAAATTAGTCAAAGTAAATGAAAACCAAGAATTAGCATCACCAATATTAGTATCTAAAGGCGGGAAAGATATTGATGTAGCTTATATGGGACAAATTATACCAGTAGGCAAAACAATTACTAAAAAAGTAACTAAAGACGGAAAAGAAGTCGAAGAACAAAGTAAGATTCTTTCATTTGATGAAACACCTTTCGCTTCAAACTTAAGTAAATTAGGTATTTTATTAGCTATTAATGATGAAAACTTATACAAAACTGCTCAAAAAGCATTTGCTGCTTTAGGATATAAAGTTCAAGTTGATGATGCAATTAAATCACAAGTTGAAGGAATGGTTATAATTAAATAA
- a CDS encoding MSC_0882 family membrane protein, which produces MFNVPNNGDLQQVTTPVPNTLEVTTETKVKKDPLKIIPDAINTTLQREKTLNLIQFLFWFIIFLASIAGILTNYFLNTAVDKNKGIGWYVLLSFVFLLSLSLFAKALTKQKSWRHAISMCRENYSHGNIAAVTVIPDTYRAIRLKILRYTWLFAFFITYFALFNGVLLFLLNVWDGVWNIEVNNPNLKFNINIHWKEVLDNAFGNVYVLLWVDFGVALGFTAIYVLALMYDRKRYTEVATLLGADAATIKNAVNAEIKSENKAWIKAYIIIFIIVVLLPIALLCYLVWRGIIKRGKK; this is translated from the coding sequence ATGTTTAATGTACCAAATAATGGTGATTTGCAACAAGTTACTACTCCAGTTCCTAATACTTTAGAAGTCACAACTGAAACCAAGGTTAAAAAAGATCCTTTAAAAATTATTCCTGATGCTATTAATACAACATTACAAAGAGAAAAGACGTTAAATTTAATCCAATTCTTATTTTGATTTATTATCTTTTTAGCTTCAATTGCTGGTATATTAACTAACTATTTTCTAAATACTGCGGTTGACAAAAATAAAGGTATTGGGTGGTATGTATTACTATCATTTGTATTTCTTTTATCACTAAGTTTATTTGCTAAAGCTTTAACAAAACAGAAATCATGAAGACATGCTATTTCAATGTGTCGCGAAAATTATTCTCATGGTAATATAGCAGCAGTTACTGTTATTCCAGATACTTATCGTGCAATTAGATTAAAAATTCTTCGTTACACTTGATTATTCGCTTTCTTTATTACTTATTTCGCTTTATTTAATGGAGTGCTTTTATTCTTATTAAATGTATGAGATGGTGTATGAAATATTGAAGTTAATAATCCTAATTTAAAATTTAATATTAATATTCATTGAAAAGAAGTTCTTGATAATGCATTTGGTAATGTTTATGTTCTTCTATGAGTTGATTTTGGAGTTGCACTAGGATTTACTGCCATATATGTATTAGCATTAATGTATGATAGAAAAAGATACACTGAAGTTGCTACTTTACTAGGAGCTGATGCAGCTACAATTAAAAATGCTGTTAACGCTGAAATCAAATCTGAAAATAAAGCTTGAATTAAAGCTTATATAATCATTTTCATAATTGTTGTTCTATTACCTATAGCATTATTATGCTACTTAGTATGAAGAGGAATTATTAAAAGAGGTAAGAAATAA
- a CDS encoding type I restriction endonuclease subunit R, which produces MKKVDNISTILSQSDESIVRADFKSVAQTTGEFQSEAKMEEKLIKDLVAQGYIYLQLGKTQEEQQDKIWDIIRQNINRLNFKDGYTLSNNEWNRLKYQLNLDSQISATELVQDNNKKVFELKMDDDNIKNIIIFDKENLINNNVYVVNQLVNDNNRYDVNILVNGFPLVHIELKRRFSTTNEDSLKQAFSQVNRYHNESFASHKRNNLFNYTQMFVISNGVYTKYFSNTTYKSAIDGKNRAHYRETSFWTDIENRRILEIEDFTKYFLDRRVVLNIIFKYSVLKQPDEHGDRKLLILRPYQIAAVEAIIKRVKLAHINKQAGSDEAKGYIWHTTGSGKTLTSFKTCQLLADLKFDDDLKNNQIYKVVFVVDRRDLNRQTTDEYDKCSGVDLGISNAINSDHLAKILTNEYSSKNNRIVITTINKLNDVIKNYIKSNSSQNNKLKDVAKNKEIVFIFDECQRSTFGSMLANIRQYFKKHYLIGFTGTPIFDNIENPKTKLEVIKQITKVFPGEKISEKDVESDILNIMYKNENKDFSFVKYFEDVALSDSINKNDLSTTINIFKKRLHTYTIIDAVKDNNVVPYKISYHTTFHKKDNIVDKEVTGIDTKSVYYDSHRISNIVDQILEKLPILCHRTQTNKAIKEANLSEQQNEILKPFNAIFATESIEQAILYYREFKRRNHEYKIGMIFSAGNPNDPNQYMEEEFNTKDLRPNQKEALIEAINDYNNLGLSKDGTKTSYSIEEKDKYYSDIQNKVADSKLDLIIVVNMLLTGFDSPSTNTLFVDKPLKSHNLIQAFSRVNRTYPNKMYGNIVSFRNIQDEVNYAIALYGKAKAKEIACLRSYNDYMNGFTDSDGKYQAGFIQTAKDVLNCGLHLPNTDINDISQDEKVSFVKLFNRLLKLRDILVSFDNFLNEEKKYISGRELGNCRVIYNDIYQQWKNKNKITNNEKEQINDDLVFEIQLLKTDDITVEKISQIINDKLSEYMQQIKDPNLASFKENTNFEEYKSEVLRAASSSTLLWSKVDLINRFLDKKHNEIDYNEKINEFENNSNVSDILTEFVQSNNNERIEEFYQMVKKYQFNLKAAYKFLKEAFENDEIKWYGEKFKNIYKPTNMFDTEANNQVREEARDALEQFFNSYNGVTNRIFTISELDDKN; this is translated from the coding sequence ATGAAAAAAGTAGACAACATTTCTACTATACTATCACAAAGTGATGAATCAATAGTGAGAGCTGATTTTAAATCTGTAGCACAGACTACTGGTGAATTTCAATCTGAAGCTAAAATGGAAGAAAAATTAATTAAAGATTTAGTTGCTCAAGGTTATATTTATTTACAATTAGGAAAAACACAAGAAGAACAACAAGATAAAATCTGAGACATCATTAGACAAAATATAAATCGATTAAATTTTAAAGATGGTTACACATTATCTAATAATGAATGAAATAGATTAAAATATCAATTAAATCTTGATTCTCAAATATCAGCAACAGAATTAGTTCAAGATAACAACAAAAAAGTATTTGAGTTAAAAATGGATGATGATAATATCAAAAATATAATTATTTTTGATAAAGAAAACCTTATTAACAACAATGTATATGTTGTTAATCAATTAGTAAATGATAATAATAGATATGATGTTAATATTTTAGTTAATGGTTTTCCACTTGTTCATATTGAATTAAAAAGAAGATTTAGTACAACGAACGAAGATTCATTAAAACAAGCTTTTTCTCAAGTAAATAGATATCATAATGAATCCTTTGCCTCTCATAAAAGAAATAATTTATTTAATTACACTCAAATGTTTGTTATTTCAAATGGTGTATATACGAAATATTTCTCTAACACTACATATAAAAGTGCTATAGATGGTAAAAATAGAGCACATTATAGAGAAACTTCATTTTGAACAGATATTGAAAACCGTAGAATATTAGAAATTGAAGATTTTACAAAATATTTCTTAGATAGAAGAGTAGTACTTAATATTATTTTTAAATATTCTGTATTAAAACAACCAGATGAACATGGAGACAGAAAACTATTAATCTTAAGACCGTATCAAATAGCCGCTGTAGAAGCAATTATTAAAAGAGTTAAATTAGCTCATATAAATAAACAAGCTGGAAGTGATGAAGCTAAAGGATATATATGACATACAACAGGATCAGGAAAAACATTAACGAGTTTTAAAACTTGTCAATTACTTGCTGATTTAAAATTTGATGATGATCTGAAAAATAACCAAATTTATAAAGTTGTTTTTGTCGTTGATCGTAGAGATTTAAATCGTCAAACAACCGATGAATATGATAAATGTTCAGGTGTTGATTTAGGTATAAGTAATGCCATAAATTCGGACCATTTAGCTAAAATACTAACAAATGAATATTCGTCAAAGAATAATAGAATAGTTATAACAACCATTAATAAACTTAATGATGTTATTAAGAATTATATAAAGAGTAATAGTAGTCAAAACAACAAATTAAAAGATGTAGCTAAAAATAAAGAGATAGTATTTATCTTTGATGAATGTCAAAGATCTACTTTTGGTTCAATGTTAGCAAACATTAGACAATATTTTAAAAAACATTATTTAATTGGTTTTACAGGAACACCAATATTTGATAATATTGAAAATCCAAAAACTAAATTAGAAGTAATTAAACAAATTACTAAAGTTTTCCCTGGAGAAAAAATTTCAGAGAAAGATGTCGAAAGTGATATTTTAAATATCATGTATAAAAATGAAAATAAAGACTTTTCATTTGTAAAATATTTTGAAGATGTTGCTTTATCAGATTCAATCAATAAAAACGATTTATCTACAACTATTAATATTTTTAAGAAAAGACTTCATACTTACACCATAATTGATGCTGTAAAAGATAATAATGTAGTACCTTATAAAATTAGTTATCACACAACATTCCATAAGAAAGATAATATTGTTGATAAAGAAGTAACAGGTATTGATACTAAATCAGTTTATTATGATTCACATCGTATTTCAAATATAGTAGATCAAATACTAGAGAAATTACCTATTTTATGCCATAGAACTCAAACTAATAAAGCTATTAAAGAAGCTAATCTATCTGAACAACAAAACGAAATATTAAAACCATTTAATGCAATATTTGCAACTGAAAGTATTGAGCAAGCTATTTTATATTACAGAGAGTTTAAAAGAAGAAATCATGAATATAAAATAGGAATGATATTTTCTGCAGGAAATCCTAATGATCCTAATCAATATATGGAAGAAGAATTCAATACCAAGGATTTAAGACCAAATCAAAAAGAAGCTTTAATTGAAGCTATAAATGATTACAACAATTTAGGCTTATCAAAAGATGGAACTAAGACAAGTTATTCTATCGAGGAGAAAGATAAATATTATAGTGATATTCAAAATAAAGTTGCTGATTCAAAACTTGATTTAATCATAGTTGTAAATATGTTACTAACTGGATTTGATTCTCCAAGTACAAATACATTATTTGTTGATAAACCGCTTAAATCTCATAATTTAATACAAGCATTTTCAAGAGTTAATAGAACTTATCCTAATAAAATGTATGGAAACATAGTGTCATTTAGAAATATCCAAGATGAAGTAAATTACGCAATCGCTTTATATGGAAAAGCAAAAGCAAAAGAAATAGCTTGTTTAAGAAGTTATAATGATTATATGAATGGATTTACTGATTCAGATGGTAAATATCAAGCTGGTTTCATTCAAACCGCAAAGGATGTATTAAATTGTGGTTTACATTTACCTAATACCGATATAAATGATATAAGTCAGGATGAAAAAGTAAGTTTCGTTAAATTATTCAACAGATTATTAAAATTAAGAGATATATTAGTTTCGTTTGATAATTTCTTAAATGAAGAAAAGAAATATATTTCAGGTAGAGAATTAGGAAACTGTCGTGTTATTTATAATGATATTTATCAACAATGAAAAAACAAAAACAAAATCACAAATAATGAAAAAGAACAAATTAATGATGATTTAGTATTCGAAATACAATTATTAAAAACAGATGATATAACTGTTGAAAAAATATCTCAAATTATTAATGATAAACTTAGTGAATACATGCAACAAATTAAAGATCCTAATTTAGCATCATTTAAAGAAAATACCAATTTTGAAGAATATAAAAGTGAAGTTCTTAGAGCAGCTAGTTCATCTACTTTACTTTGAAGCAAAGTTGATCTTATAAATCGTTTTCTTGATAAAAAACACAATGAAATAGATTATAATGAAAAAATAAATGAGTTTGAGAATAATTCTAATGTGTCCGATATATTAACAGAATTTGTTCAATCAAATAATAATGAAAGAATTGAAGAATTTTATCAAATGGTTAAAAAATATCAATTTAATTTAAAAGCCGCATATAAGTTTTTAAAAGAAGCATTTGAGAATGATGAAATCAAGTGATATGGAGAAAAATTTAAAAATATTTATAAACCAACAAATATGTTTGATACTGAAGCAAATAACCAAGTAAGAGAAGAAGCTCGTGATGCATTAGAACAATTCTTTAATTCATATAATGGTGTAACTAATAGAATTTTTACAATAAGTGAATTAGATGATAAAAATTAA
- the hinT gene encoding histidine triad protein HinT, translating to MDSIFTKIIKREIPSKILYEDDKVIAIYDAFPKNEGHFLVIPKVQKDNILQNTEEEFLYAMKISRELAQKEIIDKNRAGFKIVINTGKAAGQEVFHTHIHVIPYDN from the coding sequence ATGGATTCAATATTTACAAAAATTATTAAAAGAGAAATACCAAGTAAAATATTATATGAAGATGATAAGGTAATAGCTATTTATGATGCTTTTCCTAAGAATGAAGGACATTTCTTAGTTATTCCAAAAGTACAAAAAGACAATATACTTCAAAACACAGAAGAAGAATTTCTTTATGCTATGAAAATATCAAGAGAATTAGCTCAAAAAGAAATAATTGATAAAAATAGAGCTGGATTTAAAATTGTTATCAACACAGGAAAAGCAGCTGGCCAAGAAGTTTTTCACACACATATCCATGTAATACCTTATGATAATTAA
- a CDS encoding Cof-type HAD-IIB family hydrolase gives MKLAFAYDLDGTLLRKDNTIHPSTMEALENVQKEGHVNIIATGRGLQKVLPLLDKGIIKYIDYLVCSNGALIYDVNNKKTTVLNTVPNEVFYVLKDKALENDLILTVDTIDYNGSYLPNDKFPAWMSNEQIMDMNILNVATLDYLEGVVLSKDSVITQIALRNPLEKAKQITHDIKEATKNLPCVVYLTNSVYTDVNPQNISKFVGVEKVLEMIGLSDKNLVAFGDSGNDVNMIQGAKFGIALGNATKEAKEVANLVIDDHQTGTIGQTLMQIIEGALI, from the coding sequence ATGAAATTAGCATTCGCTTACGATTTAGATGGAACATTATTAAGAAAAGATAATACTATTCATCCATCTACAATGGAAGCATTAGAAAATGTTCAAAAAGAAGGACATGTAAATATCATAGCTACTGGAAGAGGGTTGCAAAAAGTTTTACCTTTATTAGATAAAGGAATAATAAAATATATTGATTACTTAGTGTGTTCTAATGGAGCACTAATATATGATGTAAATAATAAAAAAACAACTGTATTAAATACAGTGCCTAATGAAGTGTTTTATGTATTAAAAGATAAAGCATTAGAAAATGATTTAATTTTAACAGTTGATACAATTGATTATAATGGGTCTTATTTACCAAATGATAAATTCCCGGCTTGAATGTCAAATGAGCAAATAATGGATATGAATATATTAAATGTTGCAACATTAGATTACCTTGAAGGCGTTGTTTTATCAAAAGATAGTGTTATAACTCAAATTGCTTTAAGAAATCCACTAGAAAAAGCAAAGCAAATAACTCATGATATAAAAGAAGCAACTAAGAATTTACCTTGTGTAGTATATTTAACAAATTCAGTATATACTGATGTTAATCCACAAAATATTTCTAAATTTGTAGGTGTTGAAAAAGTGCTAGAAATGATAGGATTAAGTGATAAAAATCTTGTTGCTTTTGGTGATAGCGGTAATGATGTTAATATGATTCAAGGTGCTAAATTTGGTATTGCTTTAGGTAATGCTACTAAAGAAGCCAAAGAAGTTGCTAACCTTGTAATAGATGATCATCAAACAGGAACAATTGGTCAAACCTTAATGCAAATAATTGAAGGTGCTTTAATCTAG
- a CDS encoding PQ-loop domain-containing transporter, whose amino-acid sequence MQNLIKLFNKAPENEVVTGGMLPTPVDTAFTVFLWLSVVFIISLSLPQLFKLIKDRKTGDVSFTSFWIFHIGILLWVIWGATNKLNHGMLNVMVADGIALYVNGVMTGLLYLHKKEFSKQKKLYGYLGVLATWIIGTLFIVFYGVDYNSGPEAVLFKVPDTLSTIMGFLFPAATTLAFTPQLIRSFKTKQWQGVTYWMYVLYVINNIVWIIWWILGLVQQSYQPEPNYGSIIAGLIWQIISLALFSIQLGFTLHDKYLLSKGIDRSVQTGK is encoded by the coding sequence ATGCAAAATTTAATTAAATTATTTAATAAGGCACCAGAGAATGAAGTTGTTACAGGAGGTATGTTACCTACGCCTGTTGATACAGCTTTTACTGTGTTTTTATGACTATCAGTAGTATTTATTATCTCTCTTAGTCTTCCTCAATTATTCAAATTAATCAAAGATAGAAAAACTGGAGATGTAAGTTTTACATCATTCTGAATATTCCACATTGGTATTTTATTATGAGTTATTTGGGGAGCTACTAATAAATTAAATCATGGTATGCTAAATGTTATGGTAGCGGACGGAATTGCACTATATGTAAATGGTGTAATGACTGGATTGCTTTACCTACACAAAAAAGAGTTTTCTAAACAAAAGAAACTATATGGTTATTTAGGAGTTCTTGCTACATGAATTATTGGTACTTTATTTATTGTGTTCTACGGAGTAGATTACAATAGTGGTCCAGAAGCTGTGCTATTTAAAGTTCCAGATACTTTATCAACAATTATGGGATTCTTATTCCCTGCAGCTACTACATTAGCATTTACACCTCAATTAATTCGTTCATTCAAAACAAAACAATGACAAGGTGTTACATATTGAATGTATGTTCTATATGTAATAAACAACATTGTATGAATTATTTGATGAATTTTAGGATTAGTACAACAATCATATCAACCAGAACCAAATTACGGTTCAATCATTGCTGGATTAATCTGACAAATTATTTCATTAGCATTATTTAGCATTCAATTAGGATTTACTTTACATGATAAATACTTATTATCAAAAGGAATAGATCGTAGTGTTCAAACCGGAAAATAG
- a CDS encoding HinT-interacting membrane complex protein P80 gives MAKRQKSFFERLTELNDRHDEKHEKNTTNKSKRNRATIAVGATIAVGIVAAIAIPLTVNVTKVNYKEAKPQDSEVAIFYGPNDQKLSAINAGQLQQAVNSKNIEVEKKIDAFYRQAIEYLYQQEYEASQEFQRIWNASLQNGESVNNSIALRSLEDIRKDETNKLEDLKENLKKNYGYENWEKQFNEIISKDEYGNSLNEEQAINFLVFKQIESEAKRRYQLEYKKQTMDYINRTANTTIYKLDENGNQVKDSTGQPIVLFKKGQHVFPYFVQGENYFVDPNNANNVTTLLTKSFVTALKSPTPFIQNYFNKNKVILPTVYKMPGQIDKNNIYHPLSSNSDKDKEALADLLKYSLRKKADGSGYEAVSNLDILAGFKTADYYALQTQGQSGQQYESTKEYYQTYLGALTQSDPTTLGTTGLTTAEEIFTNSIDEGLALFAKDLLGNGNASNIPGFNITNPDSANGESIFTTWNNTYRFLLASLQSANTEADLINRINELNKAVDNQFDNTDKDLYGRLFVSTSNWSFNVATGPQGQADNKIPVLFSAQGMPNAYFVIKDKDLLLARYQEIPSLDEFKAFITKDAQNYAAGNKTYFNVTNKLSGTTDKEAIISSLLSDTDFVNKMLQTPNVNNDNTNYTQEQINEITNNVQSIIAGKQSDKLLSILKSVDKWIKDQFNTGTSYNFTVENGVPKIVYSYNPLVTSQSSALDTIYSYLINNLWKTQPAKNITPLTNETEGSK, from the coding sequence ATGGCCAAAAGACAAAAATCATTCTTCGAACGTTTGACTGAATTAAATGATAGACATGACGAAAAACATGAGAAGAATACCACAAATAAATCAAAAAGAAATAGAGCAACGATTGCAGTTGGTGCAACTATTGCTGTAGGTATTGTAGCTGCTATTGCTATTCCGCTTACAGTTAATGTAACAAAAGTTAATTACAAAGAAGCAAAACCACAAGACAGTGAGGTTGCTATCTTTTATGGTCCAAATGATCAAAAACTTAGTGCAATTAATGCTGGTCAATTACAACAAGCAGTAAATTCAAAGAATATAGAAGTAGAAAAGAAAATTGATGCATTTTATAGACAAGCAATTGAATATCTTTATCAACAAGAATATGAAGCTTCACAAGAGTTTCAAAGAATTTGAAATGCATCCTTACAAAATGGTGAATCAGTTAATAATTCAATAGCCTTAAGATCATTAGAAGATATTAGAAAAGATGAAACAAATAAACTTGAAGATTTAAAAGAAAATCTTAAGAAAAACTATGGATACGAAAACTGAGAAAAACAATTCAACGAAATTATTAGTAAAGATGAATACGGTAACAGTTTAAATGAAGAACAAGCAATTAATTTCTTAGTATTTAAACAAATAGAATCTGAAGCAAAAAGAAGATACCAATTAGAATACAAAAAACAAACAATGGATTACATTAATCGTACAGCTAATACAACTATTTATAAATTAGATGAAAATGGTAATCAAGTTAAAGATTCTACTGGACAACCAATTGTGTTATTTAAAAAAGGGCAACATGTATTCCCTTACTTCGTACAAGGAGAAAACTACTTTGTTGATCCTAATAATGCGAACAATGTTACGACATTGTTAACTAAATCATTTGTTACAGCGTTAAAAAGCCCAACGCCTTTTATTCAAAATTACTTTAATAAAAATAAAGTTATTTTACCAACAGTTTATAAAATGCCTGGACAAATTGATAAAAACAATATATATCACCCATTATCATCAAATAGTGATAAAGATAAAGAAGCGCTTGCTGATTTATTAAAATATAGTTTAAGAAAGAAAGCAGATGGTTCTGGTTATGAAGCTGTTTCAAACTTAGATATTCTAGCTGGATTTAAAACCGCTGATTACTATGCTTTACAAACACAAGGACAAAGTGGACAACAATATGAATCTACTAAAGAATACTACCAAACATATTTAGGTGCTTTAACACAAAGTGATCCAACAACCTTAGGGACAACCGGTTTAACGACAGCAGAAGAAATCTTTACTAATTCAATTGATGAAGGATTGGCATTATTTGCAAAAGATTTACTTGGTAATGGAAATGCAAGCAATATTCCGGGATTTAATATAACAAATCCAGATTCAGCTAATGGTGAAAGTATATTTACTACATGAAATAATACATATCGATTTTTATTAGCATCACTTCAATCTGCAAATACAGAAGCTGATTTAATTAATAGAATTAATGAATTAAATAAAGCCGTCGATAATCAATTTGACAACACAGATAAAGATCTATATGGAAGATTATTCGTATCAACTTCAAATTGAAGCTTTAATGTTGCGACAGGGCCACAAGGACAAGCAGATAATAAAATACCTGTATTATTTAGTGCACAAGGTATGCCGAATGCTTACTTTGTTATCAAAGATAAAGACTTATTGTTAGCTAGATATCAAGAAATTCCTTCATTAGATGAATTTAAGGCATTTATTACTAAAGATGCTCAAAACTATGCAGCTGGAAATAAAACATACTTTAATGTAACAAATAAATTATCAGGTACAACTGATAAAGAAGCAATTATTTCATCATTATTAAGTGATACAGATTTTGTTAACAAAATGTTACAAACTCCTAATGTAAATAATGATAATACCAACTACACACAAGAACAAATAAATGAAATTACTAACAATGTACAAAGTATTATTGCTGGAAAACAATCTGATAAATTATTAAGCATCTTAAAATCAGTTGATAAATGAATTAAAGACCAATTTAACACAGGTACTAGTTACAACTTTACAGTTGAAAATGGTGTACCAAAAATTGTTTACTCATATAATCCGCTTGTTACAAGTCAATCAAGTGCTTTAGACACCATTTATTCATATTTAATTAATAACTTATGAAAAACACAACCAGCTAAAAATATAACACCATTAACAAATGAAACAGAAGGGAGCAAATAA
- a CDS encoding DJ-1/PfpI family protein has protein sequence MEKLKLLVVLENNFNDIELNSTLSVLLASGQVERYDYFIPKNNVATGQFGVVNIISHKKDINLNDYNAIFIPGGRGAQELRQDTETLNLIKSFYDADKYVFAICDAPNTLMEAKVVPNAVVYSSYPSQWSIPTRGLNRSKELTSVNRKYITGKNALAATDLGFRIIKELYGQDKMVELYNKINGLESH, from the coding sequence ATGGAAAAGTTAAAATTACTTGTTGTACTAGAAAATAATTTTAATGATATTGAATTAAACTCAACTTTATCAGTTTTACTTGCTAGTGGTCAAGTCGAAAGATATGATTACTTTATTCCTAAAAATAATGTTGCTACAGGGCAATTTGGAGTGGTTAATATAATTAGTCATAAAAAAGATATTAATCTTAATGATTACAATGCAATCTTTATTCCTGGCGGCCGTGGAGCACAAGAATTGAGACAAGATACAGAAACATTAAATTTAATTAAATCGTTTTATGATGCTGATAAATATGTTTTCGCTATTTGTGATGCTCCAAATACATTAATGGAAGCTAAAGTAGTTCCTAATGCTGTTGTTTATTCTTCATATCCATCACAATGATCAATTCCTACTAGAGGATTAAATCGTTCAAAAGAATTAACTAGTGTTAACAGAAAATATATTACAGGTAAAAATGCTTTAGCAGCAACTGATTTAGGTTTTAGAATTATTAAAGAGCTTTATGGTCAAGATAAAATGGTTGAGTTATATAATAAAATTAACGGTTTAGAGTCACATTAA